In a genomic window of Chrysemys picta bellii isolate R12L10 chromosome 1, ASM1138683v2, whole genome shotgun sequence:
- the LOC101950177 gene encoding olfactory receptor 52R1-like isoform X2: protein MSDSNTTDFKNPSTFILLGIPGLEAAHVWISIPFCTMYAIAILGNLTILFIVKMEPSLHGSMYYFLCMLAGTDLVLSTSILPKTLSIFWFNFREIDFSACFIQMYFIHCFAVIESGIFVAMALDRYVAICNPLRYSTILTNPVVAKIGLAVVLRGIMLILPYPFLGTRWPYCRTNIIPHSYCEHIAVVKLACADISLSSYYGLFVAFLVRGLDMIFIALSYTQILRAIFSLPTKDARLKTFGTCSSHLCVILAFYIPGLFSFLTHRFGHNVPLHFHILIANMYLLVPPMLNPIIYGVRTNQIRDRLTKMMLKIVDWL, encoded by the exons atgtcagattccaacaccactgacttcaagaacccctccaccttcatcctgctgggcattcctggcctggaggcagcccatgtctggatctccatccccttctgcaccatgtatgccatagccatcttggggaacctCACCATTCTGTTCATTGTGAAGATGGAGCCGAGCCTCCATGGgtccatgtactatttcctctgcatgctagCAGGCACGGACCTGGTCCTATCCACGTCCATTCTGCCCAAAACGCTGAGCATTTTCTGGTTCAATTTCAGGGAGATTGATTTCAGTGCCTGCTTCatccagatgtacttcattcactgcttTGCAGTGATAGAGTCTGGGATCTTCGTGGCCATGGCTttggatcgctacgtggccatctgcaatCCCCTGAGatattccaccatcctgacaaaccccGTGGTGGCCAAGATTGGTCTGGCTGTGGTGCTGCGTGGAATCATGCTCATACTGCCCTATCCCTTCCTGGGAACACGGTGGCCATATTgtagaaccaacatcatcccccactcGTACTGTGAGCACATAgccgtggtgaagctggcctgtgctgacatCAGCCTCAGTAGTTACTACGGCCTCTTTGTGGCATTCTTGGTGAGGGGTCTGGATATGATTTTTATCGCTCTGTCCTACACCCAGATCCTCAGagccatcttcagcctccccacaaaggacgctcggctcaagacttttggaacctgcagctcccacctctgtgtcatcttagccttttacatcccaggtctcttctccttcctcacacACCGGTTTGGCCACAATGTGCCCCTGCACTTCCACATTCTCATTGCCAACATGTATCTTCTGGTGCCGCCtatgctaaaccccatcatctacggggTGAGAACCAACCAGATCCGAgacaggct aacgaaaatgatgcttaaaattgttgattggctctag
- the LOC101942250 gene encoding olfactory receptor 52R1-like, whose translation MKETLFCLRVGHLLRYSMSDSNMTDFKNPSTFILLGIPGLKSAHVWISIPFCTMYAITFLGNITILFIVKMELSLHVPMYYFLCMLAVTDLVLSTSIIPKTLSIFWFNSMEIDFSACLTQMYFIHCFSVMGSGIFVAMAFDRYVAICDPLRHSTILTNPVVAKIGLSVVLRGCIVVLPHPLLARTWPYCRTNIIPHSYCEHIAVVKLACADISISSYYGLSVAFLVMGLDVFFITVSYIHILRTIFSLPTKDARHKTFRTCSSHLCVTLASYIPPLFSFLTHRFGHNVPLHFHILIANVYLLLPPMLNPMIYGVSTKQIRDRLRQLFTHKGT comes from the coding sequence ATGAAGGAGACACTgttctgcctcagagttggacaccttctccgctactccatgtcagattccaacatgACTGATTTCAagaacccctccaccttcatccttctgggcattcctggcctgaagtcagcccatgtctggatctccatccccttctgcaccatgtatgCCATAACCTTCTTGGGGAACatcaccatcctgttcattgtGAAGATGGAGCTGAGCCTCCATGTGCcaatgtactatttcctctgcatgctggctgtcacGGACCTGGTCCTTTCTACATCCATCATCCCCAAAacgctgagcatcttctggttcaattccatgGAGAttgatttcagtgcctgcctcacccagatgtacttcattcactgcttctCAGTGATGGGGTCTGGGATCTTCGtagccatggcttttgatcgctacgtggccatctgtgatcccctgagacattccaccatcctgacaaaccccGTGGTGGCCAAGATTGGTCTGTCCGTGGTGCTGCGTGGTTGCATAGTTGTACTGCCGCATCCCCTCCTCGCGAGGACGTGGCCATATTgtagaaccaacatcatcccccactcATACTGTGAGCACATTgccgtggtgaagctggcctgtgctgacatcagcatcagtagttactatggcctCTCTGTGGCATTCTTGGTGATGGGtctggatgtgttttttatcACTGTGTCCTATATCCATATCCTCAGGACCATCTTCAGCCTTCCCACAAAGGACGCTCGGCACAAGACTTTTCGGACCTGCAGCTCACACCTCTGTGTCACTTTAGCCTCTTACATCCCacctctcttctcctttctcaCACACCGATTTGGCCACAATGTGCCCCTGCATTTCCACATTCTTATTGCCAATGTGTACCTTCTgctgccccccatgctaaaccccatgATATACGGTGTGAGcaccaaacagatccgggacaggctTCGCCagctctttactcataaagggacctaa
- the LOC101950177 gene encoding olfactory receptor 52R1-like isoform X1, which produces MQETLFCLRVGHLLPYSMSDSNTTDFKNPSTFILLGIPGLEAAHVWISIPFCTMYAIAILGNLTILFIVKMEPSLHGSMYYFLCMLAGTDLVLSTSILPKTLSIFWFNFREIDFSACFIQMYFIHCFAVIESGIFVAMALDRYVAICNPLRYSTILTNPVVAKIGLAVVLRGIMLILPYPFLGTRWPYCRTNIIPHSYCEHIAVVKLACADISLSSYYGLFVAFLVRGLDMIFIALSYTQILRAIFSLPTKDARLKTFGTCSSHLCVILAFYIPGLFSFLTHRFGHNVPLHFHILIANMYLLVPPMLNPIIYGVRTNQIRDRLLQLFTHKGN; this is translated from the coding sequence atgcaggagacactgttctgcctcagagttggacaccttctcccctactccatgtcagattccaacaccactgacttcaagaacccctccaccttcatcctgctgggcattcctggcctggaggcagcccatgtctggatctccatccccttctgcaccatgtatgccatagccatcttggggaacctCACCATTCTGTTCATTGTGAAGATGGAGCCGAGCCTCCATGGgtccatgtactatttcctctgcatgctagCAGGCACGGACCTGGTCCTATCCACGTCCATTCTGCCCAAAACGCTGAGCATTTTCTGGTTCAATTTCAGGGAGATTGATTTCAGTGCCTGCTTCatccagatgtacttcattcactgcttTGCAGTGATAGAGTCTGGGATCTTCGTGGCCATGGCTttggatcgctacgtggccatctgcaatCCCCTGAGatattccaccatcctgacaaaccccGTGGTGGCCAAGATTGGTCTGGCTGTGGTGCTGCGTGGAATCATGCTCATACTGCCCTATCCCTTCCTGGGAACACGGTGGCCATATTgtagaaccaacatcatcccccactcGTACTGTGAGCACATAgccgtggtgaagctggcctgtgctgacatCAGCCTCAGTAGTTACTACGGCCTCTTTGTGGCATTCTTGGTGAGGGGTCTGGATATGATTTTTATCGCTCTGTCCTACACCCAGATCCTCAGagccatcttcagcctccccacaaaggacgctcggctcaagacttttggaacctgcagctcccacctctgtgtcatcttagccttttacatcccaggtctcttctccttcctcacacACCGGTTTGGCCACAATGTGCCCCTGCACTTCCACATTCTCATTGCCAACATGTATCTTCTGGTGCCGCCtatgctaaaccccatcatctacggggTGAGAACCAACCAGATCCGAgacaggctgctccagctctttactcataaaggAAACTAA